A genomic stretch from Candidatus Omnitrophota bacterium includes:
- the atpG gene encoding ATP synthase F1 subunit gamma: protein MSRIRQIKNRIQSIEQIGKIVDAMEVVALTRLKRVEKHAANLQFYFQHLVSLMRVISGNINYTAHPLLAKKKGGPGIVKIVAFSSDRGLCGGFNNAVISEFWRLMRELKDRAAKDIEVVSFGKKFLRIVRAGRQKVNFVNALSSHEPKSEIFNGLEEVAQSIFYDYVHSGLTEAYLIYNQFKAKSAGRAYVFKLLPFDLDTEEKNKASLDYIYEPAAEELLEELFFHYIVNNLHFALLQSWASEELTRMIAMKQASDSVSEEVGKLNINYHKARQASITQELIEVVNAQGQN, encoded by the coding sequence ATGTCCAGAATACGCCAGATCAAGAACAGGATCCAGTCCATAGAACAGATAGGCAAAATAGTTGACGCTATGGAGGTGGTGGCGTTGACGCGCCTTAAGCGCGTTGAGAAGCACGCTGCCAATCTCCAGTTTTATTTTCAGCACCTTGTGTCTTTGATGCGCGTTATAAGCGGGAACATCAACTATACCGCTCATCCTTTGCTCGCGAAGAAAAAAGGCGGCCCGGGCATTGTTAAGATCGTGGCGTTCTCCTCGGACAGGGGGCTTTGCGGCGGCTTTAACAACGCCGTGATCTCCGAATTCTGGCGGCTGATGCGGGAGTTGAAGGACAGGGCAGCCAAAGACATAGAGGTGGTCTCCTTCGGCAAAAAGTTCCTTCGTATTGTCAGGGCGGGCAGGCAGAAGGTGAATTTTGTCAACGCCCTCTCCTCTCATGAGCCCAAGAGCGAAATATTTAACGGCCTGGAAGAAGTGGCGCAGAGTATCTTTTACGACTACGTCCATTCCGGGCTGACAGAGGCGTATCTTATTTATAATCAATTCAAGGCAAAGTCAGCGGGCAGGGCATATGTATTCAAGCTTCTGCCTTTTGACCTTGACACCGAAGAGAAAAATAAGGCATCCCTGGACTACATATATGAACCGGCAGCAGAGGAGCTGCTGGAGGAATTATTTTTCCATTACATCGTCAACAACCTGCATTTTGCCTTATTGCAATCCTGGGCCTCAGAAGAGCTCACAAGGATGATCGCTATGAAGCAGGCGTCGGATTCGGTAAGCGAAGAGGTCGGCAAATTGAATATTAACTATCATAAGGCAAGGCAGGCGTCCATTACTCAGGAACTGATAGAGGTGGTAAATGCGCAAGGGCAGAATTAG
- the atpD gene encoding F0F1 ATP synthase subunit beta produces MRKGRIRSVIGPIVNVEFNKDELPGIYNLLYVESDGSSLKMEAYQHIGDNVVKCIALDRTDGLKRGMSVVDTGGPITMPVGKETLGRVFNLLGEPIDNKGALPDNTRREPIHREAPGLGSQETRTEILQTGIKVVDLLAPYSKGGKIGLFGGAGVGKTVIIMELIRNIAVEYGGVSIFGGVGERTREGNDLWLEMQQSKVLEKACLIFGQMNEPPGARFRVGLSALTVAEHFRDKEKKDVLLFIDNIFRFIQAGSEVSALLGRMPSAVGYQPTLASDLAALQERITSTRDGSITSVQAVYVPADDLTDPAVAATFAHLDATTVLSRDIVELGIYPAVDPLESTSRVLSAGILGIRHYETARSVQRILQRYKELKDIIAILGIEELTEEDKRTVSRARKIQKFLSQPFFVAEEFTGLKGKFVKLEETIESFSQIVEGKADDMPEQAFYMCGGIEEAREKAKTLGGAK; encoded by the coding sequence ATGCGCAAGGGCAGAATTAGGTCCGTAATAGGGCCCATAGTCAATGTTGAGTTCAACAAGGATGAGCTCCCCGGGATTTATAACCTGCTTTATGTGGAGTCCGACGGCAGTTCTTTAAAAATGGAGGCCTACCAGCATATAGGCGATAACGTGGTAAAATGCATAGCTCTGGACAGGACCGACGGCTTAAAGCGCGGGATGAGCGTTGTAGATACGGGCGGCCCCATCACTATGCCGGTCGGCAAGGAGACGCTCGGCCGCGTATTTAACCTTTTGGGCGAGCCCATAGATAACAAAGGCGCCCTGCCTGACAATACGCGGCGTGAGCCTATACACAGGGAGGCGCCGGGATTAGGCAGCCAGGAGACCAGGACCGAGATTTTGCAGACGGGCATCAAGGTTGTCGACCTGCTCGCCCCTTATTCAAAGGGAGGGAAGATCGGGCTTTTCGGCGGCGCGGGCGTGGGCAAGACCGTTATCATAATGGAATTAATACGCAACATCGCCGTGGAGTACGGCGGCGTTAGCATCTTCGGCGGGGTGGGCGAGCGCACAAGGGAAGGCAATGACCTGTGGCTGGAGATGCAGCAGTCAAAGGTGCTGGAAAAGGCCTGTCTGATCTTCGGCCAGATGAACGAGCCGCCGGGAGCGCGTTTCAGGGTGGGGCTTTCCGCCCTGACCGTGGCAGAGCATTTCCGCGATAAGGAAAAGAAGGACGTGCTGCTTTTCATTGACAATATATTCAGGTTTATCCAGGCCGGCTCCGAGGTTTCCGCGCTTTTAGGCAGGATGCCTTCTGCCGTGGGCTATCAGCCAACGCTTGCCTCTGACCTGGCAGCGCTTCAGGAGCGCATAACCTCAACCCGCGACGGTTCCATCACCTCTGTGCAGGCGGTATACGTGCCCGCGGATGACCTCACAGACCCGGCAGTCGCGGCAACCTTCGCGCATTTAGACGCGACAACCGTGCTTTCCCGCGACATCGTTGAGTTAGGCATATATCCGGCGGTTGACCCGCTTGAATCAACCAGCCGCGTACTAAGCGCGGGTATATTAGGTATCAGGCATTACGAGACTGCCCGTTCAGTGCAGAGGATCCTGCAGCGTTACAAGGAGCTTAAGGATATAATCGCGATACTGGGGATTGAGGAGCTGACTGAAGAGGACAAGAGGACTGTGTCGCGCGCCAGGAAGATCCAGAAGTTCCTCTCTCAGCCGTTCTTCGTTGCCGAGGAATTCACCGGGCTCAAGGGAAAATTCGTGAAATTAGAAGAGACCATTGAAAGTTTCTCTCAAATCGTGGAAGGCAAGGCAGACGATATGCCGGAGCAGGCGTTTTATATGTGCGGCGGCATAGAAGAGGCCAGAGAGAAGGCCAAAACATTAGGAGGTGCCAAATGA
- a CDS encoding slipin family protein: protein MIPFIPIIVILIISSIKQVLEYERGLKFRFGRFVKIMEPGWRIVIPVFESYRKVDMRVKAVDVPDQEAMTKDNISVKINAVVYYKVSSAEHAIIEVEDYFYAMSQLAQTTMRNIVGEVTLDDLLSRREEVSNKIQQIIDKASDPWGIKVIEVSLKDIVLPEEMKRVIAKQAEAEREKRAVIIKAEGEVAAAENMSKAARMLATADGALHLRTLQTINDVSSDQSNTIIFAIPLEVLRAFEALRKKAE from the coding sequence ATGATCCCGTTTATCCCCATTATAGTTATCCTGATAATATCGTCAATAAAGCAGGTCCTTGAATACGAGCGCGGCCTGAAATTCAGGTTCGGCAGATTCGTGAAGATCATGGAGCCGGGCTGGCGCATCGTCATACCGGTATTTGAGAGTTACAGGAAGGTTGATATGCGCGTCAAGGCGGTGGATGTGCCTGACCAGGAGGCGATGACAAAGGACAATATCTCGGTCAAGATCAACGCGGTGGTTTATTACAAGGTATCCAGCGCGGAGCACGCGATCATTGAAGTTGAGGATTACTTCTACGCTATGTCTCAGCTGGCCCAGACCACAATGAGGAATATCGTGGGCGAGGTCACGCTGGACGACCTGCTTAGCAGGAGAGAAGAGGTATCCAACAAGATACAGCAGATCATTGACAAGGCGTCAGACCCCTGGGGCATTAAAGTCATAGAGGTCTCGCTTAAAGACATCGTCCTGCCTGAAGAGATGAAGCGGGTCATCGCCAAACAGGCGGAGGCAGAGCGCGAAAAGAGGGCGGTGATCATCAAGGCCGAAGGAGAGGTAGCTGCCGCGGAGAATATGTCCAAGGCGGCCAGGATGCTGGCTACCGCTGACGGGGCATTGCACCTGCGCACACTTCAGACCATCAATGACGTCAGTTCAGACCAGTCCAACACGATCATCTTTGCCATACCTCTGGAGGTCCTGCGCGCCTTTGAGGCCCTCCGGAAAAAGGCGGAGTAG
- a CDS encoding ORF6N domain-containing protein: MADLITTEVIATKILIIRGKRVMLDSDLAVLYGVKTKRLNEQVYRNIKRFPEDFMFQLTEEETDFLRSHFATSKRGGRRYLPYVFTQEGVAMLSSVLNSERAILTNIQIMRAFAQFRRLLLTHRDLRRKIEEMERKYDKQFAVVFQAIKQLLEQPAEKEKRRIGFHT; encoded by the coding sequence ATGGCTGATTTGATTACTACAGAAGTAATAGCTACTAAGATTCTGATAATTAGAGGCAAAAGAGTCATGTTGGATAGCGATTTGGCGGTACTTTATGGCGTAAAGACAAAAAGGTTAAATGAACAGGTATACAGAAATATAAAGCGATTCCCTGAAGATTTTATGTTCCAACTTACGGAAGAAGAGACGGACTTTTTGAGGTCGCATTTTGCGACCTCAAAGCGAGGCGGCAGAAGATACCTCCCTTATGTCTTTACTCAAGAAGGGGTTGCAATGCTCTCAAGCGTACTCAATAGCGAACGCGCAATTCTGACAAATATACAGATCATGCGCGCTTTTGCACAATTTAGGCGCTTACTTTTGACCCATAGAGATTTAAGACGCAAAATTGAAGAGATGGAGAGAAAATACGATAAGCAGTTTGCCGTAGTGTTCCAGGCAATCAAACAACTGTTAGAGCAGCCGGCGGAAAAAGAGAAAAGGCGGATCGGGTTTCATACGTGA
- a CDS encoding GAF and ANTAR domain-containing protein produces MQNKFFEEQIKALFKISKAITSELYLEDILRLIVTVTAEILGSNICSLMLINEKGELMIRATQSMSEEYNRKPPLKIGEGVAGKAAKENKPMAVKHVAREKEYKHKDIAKREGLVSLLCVPLAVKNKVIGVINCYTSAPHDFTETEIEILMTIANQAAVAIENTELMVKSKVIQEELETRKRIERAKGILMRDDGLTEEQAYLKIRKYSMDNRKTMREVAEAIILAADMKHLTKG; encoded by the coding sequence ATGCAAAATAAGTTTTTTGAAGAACAGATAAAAGCGCTGTTCAAGATAAGCAAGGCCATCACCTCAGAGCTGTACCTTGAGGATATACTGCGCCTTATAGTGACCGTGACCGCGGAGATACTGGGTTCGAATATCTGTTCCTTGATGTTAATCAATGAGAAGGGTGAACTTATGATCAGGGCTACGCAGAGCATGAGCGAGGAGTATAACCGCAAGCCCCCGCTTAAGATCGGCGAAGGCGTTGCCGGCAAGGCTGCTAAAGAGAATAAGCCGATGGCAGTTAAGCATGTTGCCAGGGAGAAGGAGTACAAGCATAAAGATATTGCCAAAAGGGAAGGCCTGGTTTCGCTATTATGCGTTCCTTTAGCCGTGAAGAACAAAGTCATAGGGGTGATCAATTGCTATACCTCCGCCCCCCATGATTTTACGGAAACAGAAATTGAGATCCTGATGACCATTGCCAATCAGGCGGCGGTAGCCATTGAGAATACGGAGTTAATGGTCAAAAGCAAAGTTATCCAGGAAGAATTGGAGACGCGCAAAAGAATAGAGCGCGCTAAAGGCATCTTGATGCGGGATGACGGGCTGACCGAAGAACAGGCGTATTTAAAGATCCGTAAATACAGCATGGATAACCGCAAGACCATGCGCGAGGTCGCGGAGGCGATCATCCTCGCGGCTGATATGAAACACTTAACCAAGGGCTAA
- a CDS encoding FMN-binding glutamate synthase family protein has protein sequence MNLSRPNANDAVGTFNRSKNVVPGSGICSRCLDGCKGNCDIFKAAFRGREVIYPGPFGEITAGADKDYPVDYSHLNIQGYALGARGLSGDVEGNPDNTKFPDVNTEAEYGWDIKVKMRAPIFTGALGSTEIARKNWEHFAVGAAISGVTLVCGENVCGIDPKLELDGKGKIKNSPEMDRRIETYKRFHDGYGEILVQMNVEDTRLGVAEYVRKKHNLQTIELKWGQGAKCIGGEIKVKSLERALELQRRGYIVTPDPSLEANQKAFKDGAIKEFERHSRLGFVSEESFLAEIKRLRDLGFKRITLKTGAYSMRELAMALKYSSLARIDLLTIDGAPGGTGMSPWRMMQEWGIPTFYLEALTYEFCQQLARKGMRIPDIAIAGGFSAEDHVFKVIAMGSPYVRAVCMGRALMIPGMVGKNIGNWLKEGSLPPTVSAYGTTEKEIFVCYEELLEKYGKDMKDIPLGALGIYSFAQKIKVGLQQLMAGSRNFKVASISRRDVMSLTEEAAKVSGIPYVMDAYRQEAEAVLNGKAGQASNHRRQKAAAGR, from the coding sequence ATGAATTTAAGCAGGCCGAATGCCAATGACGCGGTAGGGACGTTTAACCGTTCTAAAAATGTGGTCCCCGGATCGGGGATATGCTCGCGTTGCCTGGACGGCTGTAAAGGCAACTGTGATATCTTTAAAGCCGCTTTCCGCGGCCGGGAAGTGATCTATCCGGGGCCTTTCGGCGAGATCACCGCCGGAGCGGATAAGGATTATCCCGTAGATTATTCTCATCTAAATATTCAGGGTTATGCTTTGGGCGCCAGGGGTTTGTCAGGAGACGTCGAAGGCAATCCCGATAATACCAAATTTCCCGATGTTAATACCGAGGCCGAATACGGCTGGGATATCAAGGTCAAGATGAGGGCCCCGATTTTTACCGGTGCTTTGGGCTCCACCGAGATCGCCCGCAAGAACTGGGAACATTTCGCGGTAGGGGCCGCTATTTCGGGTGTCACTCTGGTTTGCGGAGAGAATGTATGCGGTATTGACCCGAAATTGGAATTAGACGGCAAAGGCAAGATCAAGAATTCTCCCGAGATGGACAGGCGCATTGAGACCTACAAGCGTTTTCATGACGGCTACGGCGAGATCCTGGTGCAGATGAACGTCGAGGATACGCGTCTGGGCGTGGCAGAGTACGTGCGCAAGAAGCATAACCTGCAGACCATTGAATTAAAATGGGGCCAGGGCGCGAAATGTATCGGCGGAGAAATAAAGGTGAAGAGCCTGGAGAGGGCGCTGGAATTGCAGAGGCGCGGCTATATTGTTACCCCTGACCCGTCTCTGGAGGCCAACCAGAAGGCGTTCAAGGACGGCGCTATCAAGGAATTTGAACGCCATTCCCGTCTGGGTTTTGTTTCCGAAGAGTCCTTTCTGGCTGAGATCAAACGCTTAAGGGACCTGGGTTTTAAGCGCATTACGCTGAAGACCGGCGCTTATTCCATGCGGGAATTAGCCATGGCGCTTAAATATTCCTCATTAGCCAGGATCGATCTGCTTACTATTGACGGAGCTCCGGGCGGCACAGGCATGAGCCCCTGGAGGATGATGCAGGAGTGGGGTATCCCTACTTTTTATCTTGAGGCGCTTACCTATGAATTTTGCCAGCAGTTAGCCAGGAAAGGGATGCGCATCCCGGATATCGCTATAGCAGGCGGGTTTTCAGCCGAAGACCATGTCTTTAAGGTGATCGCTATGGGCTCTCCTTATGTCAGGGCGGTTTGCATGGGCAGGGCGCTGATGATACCCGGCATGGTGGGAAAGAATATAGGCAACTGGCTTAAAGAAGGCAGCCTTCCTCCCACGGTGTCCGCTTACGGCACTACCGAAAAAGAGATCTTTGTCTGTTATGAGGAGCTGTTGGAGAAATACGGCAAAGATATGAAGGATATTCCTTTGGGCGCGCTGGGTATATATTCTTTTGCCCAGAAAATAAAAGTCGGCCTGCAGCAGTTAATGGCGGGAAGCAGGAATTTCAAGGTTGCCTCTATCTCCCGCAGAGACGTAATGTCTTTGACGGAAGAGGCGGCAAAGGTTTCAGGCATCCCTTATGTCATGGACGCTTACCGGCAGGAGGCAGAGGCGGTTTTGAACGGCAAGGCGGGGCAGGCTTCCAATCACCGCAGGCAAAAAGCCGCGGCGGGGAGGTAG
- the metG gene encoding methionine--tRNA ligase subunit beta, giving the protein MITYEDFAKLELKVATIKEVTEHPNADRLYVVKVDCGGEEKQLVAGIRSSYTKEELVGKQVAVVYNLAPALLRGVESQGMILAASDEKGIAVLTLDKPVANGSKIK; this is encoded by the coding sequence ATGATCACTTATGAAGATTTTGCCAAGTTAGAACTGAAAGTAGCTACAATTAAAGAAGTTACAGAGCATCCCAACGCGGACCGGCTGTATGTGGTGAAGGTTGACTGCGGAGGCGAAGAAAAGCAGCTGGTCGCCGGCATCAGATCATCCTACACAAAAGAGGAATTAGTGGGAAAGCAGGTGGCAGTGGTCTATAATCTGGCGCCCGCGCTGTTGCGGGGCGTGGAAAGCCAGGGCATGATACTGGCTGCCAGCGATGAAAAGGGCATCGCGGTGCTCACGCTGGACAAACCTGTTGCCAACGGCTCAAAGATAAAATAA
- the murJ gene encoding murein biosynthesis integral membrane protein MurJ, which translates to MSTNRSLAKSAGIIGSGIFTSRVLGFIRDMVIANFFGTGAIAQSFVVAFRIPNLLRDFVGEGATNSAFVPVFSDYRLKSSKEEFWGLASVVLNILIVVLAAVTLSGIVLSPWIVRLMAPGFMADPEKLRISIFLNRLVFPYIFFVGLAAFAAGLLNTLKHFSTSAFASCFLNLSLIIFVSVWHEGTAGLVTGVLLGGMLQLGVQVPPLLKRGFRIDLFKKWRHPGATQIGRLMLPRLASSSIYQLNAFVHTIFASFALVVGEGAVAALYFANRLFQFPLAIFAIALSQAILPSMSEDAAAGSIEELKRKLSFGLRSAFLLVVPSSIGLIALAHPIVSILFERGKFSAYSTRITSEALAFYCIALFAYAASNILISCFFSLKDTRTPAKTAFATFIINVILSAILMWPLRIKGLALSMSLAGIVNFLVLFHTLQRKIGALGAARIFRCFLKILLASFVMALICKLVYAGLALSAHTVYARACALIVTLASAMLTFVLAALLFRVSEMGELLKWLFRRR; encoded by the coding sequence ATGTCGACAAACAGGTCGTTAGCCAAATCAGCGGGTATCATAGGATCGGGGATATTTACCTCCCGCGTGCTGGGATTTATAAGGGATATGGTCATAGCCAACTTTTTCGGCACCGGCGCCATCGCCCAGTCATTTGTAGTAGCGTTCAGGATCCCCAATCTGCTGCGCGATTTTGTGGGCGAAGGCGCTACGAATTCCGCGTTCGTGCCGGTTTTCAGCGACTATCGGCTTAAATCCAGCAAGGAGGAATTTTGGGGCCTGGCCAGCGTAGTGTTAAATATCCTTATCGTAGTCCTGGCAGCTGTCACGCTTTCAGGCATAGTTCTGTCCCCCTGGATAGTGCGGCTTATGGCCCCCGGTTTCATGGCCGACCCGGAGAAATTGAGGATCAGTATATTCCTCAACCGGCTTGTATTTCCCTACATATTCTTTGTAGGGCTGGCAGCGTTCGCGGCCGGGCTTCTGAACACGCTCAAACATTTTTCCACCTCTGCCTTTGCCTCATGTTTCCTGAATCTGTCCCTGATAATATTTGTAAGCGTATGGCATGAAGGGACTGCCGGCCTGGTTACAGGGGTGTTGCTGGGCGGGATGCTGCAGTTGGGTGTGCAGGTGCCGCCTCTGTTGAAAAGAGGGTTCAGGATAGATCTTTTTAAGAAATGGCGCCACCCCGGCGCCACGCAGATAGGCCGGCTTATGCTGCCGCGCCTTGCCTCAAGCAGTATCTACCAGCTTAATGCCTTCGTCCACACCATATTCGCTTCTTTTGCTTTGGTCGTCGGTGAAGGGGCCGTGGCAGCCCTGTATTTTGCCAACCGCCTGTTCCAGTTCCCCCTGGCGATCTTTGCCATCGCGCTTTCTCAGGCGATCCTGCCTTCTATGTCCGAGGACGCGGCCGCGGGCAGCATAGAAGAGCTGAAACGTAAGCTGTCGTTCGGCCTGCGCTCCGCCTTTCTTCTGGTCGTGCCTTCCTCCATCGGGCTGATAGCGCTGGCCCATCCGATCGTGAGCATATTGTTTGAAAGAGGGAAATTCAGCGCGTACTCCACCCGGATCACTTCTGAGGCGCTGGCATTTTATTGCATCGCGCTTTTCGCGTATGCCGCTTCCAACATCCTCATATCCTGTTTCTTTTCCCTCAAGGATACGCGCACCCCGGCGAAGACAGCCTTTGCCACGTTCATAATCAACGTCATATTGAGCGCCATTCTTATGTGGCCGCTGAGGATAAAAGGGCTGGCATTGAGCATGTCCCTGGCGGGGATAGTAAATTTTCTGGTTTTGTTCCATACGCTGCAGCGGAAGATCGGCGCGCTGGGCGCGGCCAGGATCTTCCGTTGTTTCTTGAAGATACTGCTGGCGTCTTTTGTGATGGCGCTTATATGTAAGTTGGTTTACGCCGGGCTCGCGTTGTCGGCCCACACTGTTTATGCCAGGGCGTGCGCGCTTATCGTTACTTTGGCCTCCGCCATGCTCACATTTGTCCTGGCCGCGCTCTTATTCAGGGTCTCCGAGATGGGAGAACTTCTAAAATGGCTCTTCAGAAGGCGGTAG
- a CDS encoding tetratricopeptide repeat protein — MALQKAVGGKRHILWLPLIFILPFIIYANSLHNDFLRGGADDEEIILRNHYLRSWEFLPRYFTQNYKAGSGGISNFWRPFQLAAYRFIAQFAGIKPLPFHIASILFHALCGVFLYLILSRLFHGKNIPRAFIGSTVLLWLAHPIHNEELAVTSGIASPSYLFWMLLALYAFIRFKKGGRIGWYAVSLSGFAFSLFSKESAVIFPALLLGMHFFGARSGLFSKQGPAALFKQHAAFWLMSAFYVLSRLTFLNFSNTLNFYGQANIFTENFIYRLYTLFTVLVRGLKILFFPAGLHPESSWPVFTDFFSIQVLFSALILAALLILFAVNYKKRPLFAFGLFWLFVSYLPMSNLIAKINAIVWDHWFYAPSAGILFCLVSLAEGRNTRRAAFVILVPAIIIFSGLTISRNKYWKDTEAVSRFILRYEPRSAKTWNNLAISLDSKGQYMEAINHYLKAISISDTYAQSHHNLANTYLRLRQYDLAEKEYLKAIELDAAFYHSHAGLGNLYLMKGMEDRAADHFRKALAIYPYLPEIRKFLERNDR; from the coding sequence ATGGCTCTTCAGAAGGCGGTAGGCGGTAAAAGGCATATTCTCTGGCTGCCGCTCATTTTTATTTTACCTTTTATTATTTACGCGAATAGTCTGCACAATGACTTTTTACGGGGCGGGGCAGACGACGAAGAGATAATCCTGCGCAATCATTACCTGCGCAGCTGGGAGTTCCTGCCGCGATATTTTACCCAGAATTATAAGGCCGGTTCAGGCGGCATATCAAATTTCTGGCGCCCTTTTCAATTGGCCGCCTATAGATTTATCGCGCAATTCGCGGGGATAAAACCCTTGCCGTTTCATATAGCCAGCATCTTGTTCCATGCCTTATGCGGCGTTTTCCTGTATTTGATACTTTCGCGCCTGTTCCACGGTAAAAATATCCCGCGGGCATTTATCGGCTCCACGGTATTGTTATGGCTGGCGCATCCCATACACAATGAAGAGCTGGCAGTTACCTCGGGGATCGCCTCGCCTTCTTACCTGTTCTGGATGCTGCTGGCCTTGTACGCGTTTATCCGTTTTAAGAAAGGCGGCAGGATAGGGTGGTATGCTGTTTCCCTGTCGGGTTTCGCCTTTTCGCTTTTTTCCAAGGAGAGCGCGGTTATTTTTCCCGCGCTTTTGCTTGGCATGCATTTTTTCGGCGCGCGTTCGGGATTATTTTCAAAACAGGGCCCGGCCGCGTTATTCAAGCAGCACGCCGCGTTCTGGTTGATGTCGGCATTTTACGTATTGTCGCGCCTGACATTCCTGAATTTCAGCAATACGCTGAACTTCTACGGCCAGGCCAATATTTTTACCGAGAACTTTATTTATCGCCTGTACACTTTATTCACGGTACTTGTCCGCGGTTTAAAAATATTATTTTTTCCCGCCGGCCTGCATCCTGAGAGCTCCTGGCCGGTATTTACGGACTTTTTTTCCATCCAGGTGCTGTTTTCCGCCCTGATTTTAGCGGCTCTGTTGATTTTATTCGCCGTAAATTATAAGAAGAGGCCGCTTTTTGCCTTTGGCTTGTTCTGGCTCTTTGTCAGTTATCTGCCGATGAGCAACCTGATAGCTAAAATAAACGCCATTGTCTGGGACCATTGGTTCTACGCGCCTTCGGCAGGAATTCTGTTTTGCCTGGTGTCTCTGGCGGAAGGCCGCAATACGCGCAGGGCCGCGTTCGTTATATTGGTCCCCGCGATAATTATTTTTAGCGGGCTGACCATCTCCCGCAATAAATATTGGAAAGACACGGAGGCGGTATCAAGGTTCATCCTGCGCTATGAGCCGCGGTCCGCCAAGACCTGGAACAATCTGGCTATATCTCTGGACAGCAAGGGCCAATATATGGAGGCGATAAATCATTATCTTAAGGCCATATCCATAAGCGACACCTATGCCCAGAGCCACCACAATTTAGCCAATACCTACTTGCGGTTGAGGCAGTATGACCTCGCCGAGAAAGAATACCTGAAGGCGATCGAGTTGGACGCCGCTTTTTACCATTCGCACGCGGGATTGGGCAACCTTTATCTTATGAAGGGCATGGAAGACAGGGCCGCGGATCATTTCAGGAAGGCGCTGGCGATCTATCCGTATTTACCCGAGATCAGGAAATTTTTAGAGCGTAATGATAGATAA
- a CDS encoding excinuclease ABC subunit UvrC, with protein sequence MIDKVIIKKAPDSPGVYLMKDAQGGIVYVGKAVSLKKRLASYFTPPYNAKTEAMLSNAARVDLVGARTEAEALLLEARLIKQYRPKYNISLKDDKSYPFVKITKEKFPSIFICRGRKDDGATYLGPFTSAKLLRQALKTARSVFGFRDCACRIPSKKPSLYYRLGLCPGPCIGAISEKEYRNVVKNVRMFLEGRYEDVVRKLSAKMRELSRQQRFEQAALVRDKINALGAVSPGTGLLSEHKKEIGELKDLLGLKLMPRSIEAFDISNISSTAAVGSMVSFYEGLPDKDNYRRFKIKGVSGIDDYAMMREVVRRRCERLMKEGKEYPDLIVIDGGIGHLNSAVSVLEELRLNIPVISIAKQEEKIYVKGRTGPLDLNLDSPAMHLIQRIRNEAHRFALKYHRFLRKKRTLEA encoded by the coding sequence ATGATAGATAAAGTTATTATTAAGAAAGCGCCCGATTCTCCCGGCGTGTACCTGATGAAGGACGCTCAGGGAGGGATCGTGTATGTGGGCAAGGCGGTCTCTCTTAAGAAGCGCCTGGCCTCATATTTCACCCCGCCTTATAACGCCAAGACCGAGGCAATGCTTTCCAATGCCGCGCGGGTCGATCTTGTCGGCGCCCGGACAGAGGCAGAGGCGCTTTTGCTTGAGGCGCGCCTGATAAAGCAATACCGGCCGAAATACAATATTTCCCTGAAGGACGATAAGAGTTATCCTTTCGTAAAGATAACCAAAGAGAAGTTCCCTTCGATCTTTATCTGCCGCGGCCGCAAGGACGACGGCGCGACGTATTTAGGGCCGTTTACCAGCGCGAAATTATTGAGACAGGCGTTGAAGACAGCCAGGTCTGTCTTCGGGTTCAGGGACTGCGCCTGCAGGATACCGTCTAAAAAACCCTCTCTTTATTACCGGCTGGGGCTATGCCCCGGCCCTTGCATCGGGGCTATATCCGAGAAAGAATACAGGAATGTCGTAAAAAACGTCAGGATGTTCCTTGAGGGCAGGTACGAAGATGTAGTAAGGAAGCTTTCCGCGAAGATGCGGGAGCTCTCGCGGCAGCAGAGGTTTGAACAGGCGGCCCTGGTTCGCGACAAGATCAACGCTTTGGGCGCGGTCAGCCCCGGGACAGGGCTGTTAAGCGAACACAAGAAAGAGATCGGCGAGTTAAAGGACCTGCTGGGGTTGAAGTTAATGCCGCGGAGCATTGAGGCGTTTGACATCTCCAACATCTCCAGCACGGCCGCGGTGGGCTCAATGGTCAGTTTTTACGAGGGCCTGCCGGATAAGGATAATTACAGGCGTTTCAAAATAAAAGGCGTTTCCGGCATAGACGATTACGCTATGATGCGAGAGGTTGTCAGGAGGCGTTGCGAGCGGCTTATGAAGGAAGGTAAGGAGTATCCCGATCTGATCGTTATTGACGGAGGCATAGGCCACCTTAATTCTGCCGTAAGCGTCCTGGAGGAGCTGCGCCTCAATATACCCGTGATCAGTATAGCCAAACAGGAAGAAAAGATCTATGTAAAAGGCAGGACAGGGCCGCTTGATCTTAACCTGGATTCTCCGGCGATGCATTTGATCCAGCGTATCAGGAATGAGGCGCACAGGTTCGCGCTGAAGTATCATAGGTTCTTGAGGAAGAAGAGGACTTTAGAAGCGTAG